CTTTAACCGGCCGACTGTTGGAATTCCTCGCCACAAACGATCCCGACAAGGTCGTCGTGCAAGATCTTGGGGATTTACGTGCTGTACGTGTCGCTCTGCAGATTGATCTGTCTTTGCAGAAAAAGCTCTTGAATGACACCGAACCGCGCCAGTTGTTGGACAGCTTTTCCGATATACGCCAAAGGCAGGCCGACTATGACAGGGCCCTTATCGAGTTGCGGGGCGTCTACGAAAGCTGCCTGGCTGATTTCGAGCTATACAACCTCTTTCTGGAGGAGAATTTCAGCCGTTATTTCGCCGAATACCCTGAGGCAGACTACGATCCCTGGTGGGCAAAAGTCTTCCTCATCTTATCCCGACGCATTCGGCGCGCGTCGCGACGGTTTCGACAAAAGCTGCAGTTTCGTTAACCATGGAGAAGATTGGTTAACCGACATAAAACGCGATATGGAAATCGAGCGCGCATTCCATGTCACCCGGCCAAGTCCTATGGTCTGGATGGCTCAGTCCCCTTTTTCTCGCGTCCCCTTTTTCTCGTCCCCTTTTTCTACCCTTATTCTGAAAAACTACCCCGTCTGAGCTTGTCCTTATCCATGACGCTAGCTAGACTAGACCAGACCTCACTTGCGGAGATTTTTAAGTGACCACCGTCAACATGCTTCAGGCAAAGAGTTCGCTGTCACGCCTGGTCGCCGAAGTGGAGAGCGGCGAGGAAACGGAGATCATCATTGCTCGCAACGGGCGTCCGGTGGCCAGGCTGGTGCGGTACGAGAGGGCGCCCGCCCAACGGCGTCTCGGGGTTGCCAAGGGGCGGGTGGAGATCCCCGACGACATCGATGCCGGCAACGAAGAGATCGCGGCGTTATTCAGTCAATGAGGCTGTTACTCGACACCCACGTGGCCCTATGGGCCATTGTGGACAGCCCGCGCCTACCACAATCCATCCGGTCGCTCCTGCTGGCATCGGAGAACACGCTGGTGGTAAGTGCCGCATCTGTATGGGAAATTGCCATCAAGCACAGCCTGCGCCGCAGGGACATGCCCCTTTCGGGTGAGACAGCGCTGCGGTACTTCCAGGAATCCGGCTATATGTTGCTGTCCGTGGGTCCGGGCCACGCCGCCGCGGTAGAGGGGCTGCCGGACCACCACCGCGACCCCTTCGACCGACTGCTCGCCGCCCAGGCCCTAACAGAGCCGCTCCGGCTGGTGACCCATGACCCCGTGCTGGCGCAGTATCAGGAGGGGGCCCTCCTGTTCTGATTAGGACAAAAATGCCCAACGCGATTGGAGTGCAAAGGTCAGAAACCGGCCTCGGTTGCTACAATATCGTGTCTGCCGCCATTAGCTTGACCCGATTAGCTATTAGCAATTGTTCCATTAGGCGCTCTGCCTTCAAGCGGAACGTACCACTGACTCTTCATCTGGGCCGGCAAAGCTCTCAATGCGAACCTCTCCGTCCGGGAATCGTGCAATGACATCGAGTTCGCCGCCCATTGCCCGAATATGGTTACGCAGCGTGGACAGGTACATGTCGGTGCGGCGTTCCAACTTGGCCACGGCGGGCTGTTGAACGTGAAGTACTTCAGCGAGAGTCTGTTGCGACAGACCACGGGCTTTTCGAAGTTCGTGTAAAGGCATGCCCTTCAGCAAAGCATCCGCTTTGGCCTGAGATTTTGCCTGGGCTTCAGTCGACATGCCGGCTCGAAGATTGGAAAATTTCTTAGCCACCTATCAAACCCTCTCGTTTCAACTCGTCCAAGTGCTGGTCGTAAAGCCGATCGGCCACTGGCACTGTCCGCTCGTACCACTGATCATCGCCGGTTTTTTCGCCACCAATGAGCAGGATCGCGGTGCGTCGTGGATCGAAGGCATACAGTGTTCTGTAAGGCCTTCCGTCATGCGGGGTGCGAAGCTCGCGCATGTGGCTGTGCCTTGATCCGTTGATCCCACTGCTATAAGGAAACGGAAGTTGCGGCCCACGCTCCTCAAGCAAACGGACCGTCGCATCGACGGAGATCTGTTCTTCCTCGGACAAGGTCCGCCACCATTCCGCGAACTCGTCCGTGAATTCAACATCCCAGCTCATGCGAGTATGATTCCACAGATGGAATCATGCCGTCAAGGGAATGCTCGTAGTGCGACAAGTTTTCTGCTGCGGTTTGAATTAGGGTGCAGATCTTTTAGGACGCAATGAAATCAATGAGATAGCGTGATTGGGGGTAGCCGAAAGGGCCAGCCGATGGTATGTAACAAGCTACGAAACCGTTATGTACCACTGGGAGGCCCTTCCGACGATGACAGCGTATACCAAGGTGGATGGATTTGACGAGTTTACGGCGGCCCGAGAGGGGTTTGAGCACTTGGTGGGTGCGCTTTGCAGCGCGGACAACGAGGCATTGGAGCACGGCCAGGTGGAACGACTCATTGAGGAGGAAGGACGGGAAGTTCTGCGGCGCTTGATGCAGGGTTACGTGGATTTGCGCACGCATAACGAGGTGCGTGTGAGCGCGGTGACAGGTGCCGATGGCCAGGAGCGGGAGCAGTGTCGCGGCGACCGTAGCCGGCAGCTTGAGACCGTGTTCGGGACCGTCGAGGTCCGGCGCAAGGGCTACAGCGAGCGGGGATTGGCGAGCGTCTTTCCGCTGGATGAGTCGCTGAACCTGCCGCGGGAGAAGTACTCGCACGGTCTGCGTGAGCGGGTGGTCAAGGCCGTGGTGAAGGAGTCCTTCGACGAGACGGTCAGCGCGGTGCGCCAGAACACAGGAGGCCATGTGCCCAAGCGCCAAGCCGAGCAGCTGTCCACGGTCGTGGTGGAGGACTTTGATGCCTATTATCAGTCCCGCGCGGGCACACAGGCCGAGGACACCGATCTGTTGGTGATGAGCGCGGACGGCAAGGGTATCGTGGTGCGGACCGAGGACTTGCGTCCGGCGACCCGCAAGGCGGCCCAGAGCACGTGTCACAAGCTCAAGACCCGGCTGAGCCAGGGTGAGAAGCGCAACCGCAAGCGGATGGCCACCGTGGCGGCTATCTACGACGTGGCGCCGCACTGGCGCAGTGCCGAGCAGATCATGGGTGTGGAGGAGCGCTCGAGCGATGCCCGGCCCCGGCCTGAAGGGAAACGGGTATGGGCCAGCCTGGAGGAGCCCCCGGAGATGGTCATCGAGCGCCTGTTTCAGGAGGCTGCCCGGCGTGATACAGAGCGCCGGCGGCGCTGGCTGGTGCTCGTAGACGGGCACGAGAAGCAGCTGGACATCGTGAACGGGTGCATCGCGCGTTACGGGGGCGACGTGGTGGTCATCCAGGACTTCATCCATGTGCTGGAGTATCTGTGGAAGGCCGCTTACTGCTTCCATCCCGCGGGCTCGCAGGGCGCCGAGCAGTGGGTCATGGAGCGGGCTCTGCGCGTCCTGCACAGCGAGGCCAGCAGCGTGGCTGCCGGCATGCGCCGCAGCGCGACACGCCAGGGATTGACGCCAGCGCGGCGCAAGGCCGTGGACACCTGTGCCCGCTACCTGCTCAAGAACAAGGCGCGCCTGGATTATGCCGAGGCACTGGCCCACGGATGGCCCATCGCCACCGGCGTCATCGAGGGTGCCTGTCGCTACCTGGTCAAGGACCGCCTGGAAATCACCGGCGCCCGATGGAGTTTGAAGGGTGCTGAGGCCATCCTCAAGCTGCGCGCCCTGCATGCCAGCGGAGACTTACAGGACTACTTTGCATTCCATCGCAGCCAAGAGCGGCGGCGCAACTATCCGACCGGGTATGGCCAGCCGTGCTGCCTGGCCGCATAGGGGCTGGTGGATGTCGCTCCAAAAGAGCCGCACCCTTTGAATTAAGCGGCTACCAATGGATCACTGGGTCCGTAATAAGCCTATTACCATATCGTGTCTGCCCCCTTATCCTCCGAGATCTACACTCCATCCTTATTCGTTAGCCGCGTATTATGCGCCTTAGTCATATGCATTTTTATATATTTTATTGATTCGTTCTAGCAGTTCTTTCAAAAGCTCAAGATTATCGCTTGATGTTCCTTGCTGCCCTCTTTCATTATTCACCACGTAATCTAACCCAGATATAAGACACTCATAATCCCACTGATATAAACCAAGCGGTCGCCTCCCTTTATAATTAGCGACTCTTGAATCCAATCCAAAACATTCTGTAAATACGTAGCAAACATCATGTAACGCATCTAACTCATCCCCCTGGATGAGAAGATTTGTCTTTATATCTTTTTTTCCTGGTTTCATGTTGGCGATTTGGATTTGTGGCTAACCACCAGCAGTCAGCCGGCGCTTAACCCAATGCGAAGCGGCGGGTTAAGCGGCCGGCTGGATGGCCTTGTTTGGCCAATCGTTGTCAACAGTAAAAGACCGACCAACCGGTCTTAGTTGGGCAAACTCCTGCTTCTTGAGCTTGGTGCGAATCTCTTCAAACGATCTGACAACGTCCTCCGCGTAAAGCCGTTCCCCGCAATGCTGACAGACCTCTGCAGTAACTTTCACTGCCACAGTGTTACCCCCACCGCGTAACAACTTTTCTACTTGCTTGGTCTCAAGCTCGCCACCGCATACAGGACATTTTTCAAATGGAATCATTTCTTCATCCTCACTTTCCAGTCAATCCAGCGCGCGGGATCTGGCCGATACACTGTAATTATCACAGCCCATCCATTGTCTGAATTATAGGCCCAGACGCTATGAATTGGTTCGCTCGCAAAATTCATACCCATGACGAGACAACTAGGGTATGGCTTATCATTCAGATACTCTTAAATGATTTCGCCATGCATCACTGAAAAATATATCTCGTCGAATGTCAGATCATCGTCCACAGCCTCTTCATCCGCATGGTCTGTGATGCGGACCTGACTGTTACGGATGGCCACAACAACGTCCTCAATATCCATCTACGATTGTCCTATTCTGGCCGAACTAATAAGCATTTATCCGCCGTACGCAGCATGGCGAATAAATGTCTGTTGGACTAAGCCGCTCATCCGACCGGCGCGGTCTGATCTATAGGGAAATGTATCGCGCAGGGTGGGCGCAGTGCGCCGGGGGTGGCGCTGATCGGGGCGGTGGTCGTGGCCGGCGAGGCCTCTTCGTCCATGTCTTCGGTCCCTGCGACGTGCGATGGGTGGTCATTCTCTCGCCATTTCTGCACAAAATCCAATGTCCGGACGAGCGTGACCGCTGCCGCGCTGCGGGGCCGTCCCCCCTCGGTCAAGACAGCGAGTCTTTATCCTGTTCTACGGCCTTAGTGTCGCGTGTCGGGCGGCCTCCAGGATGCACGACGGGGCGCAATCTGCGCTATTACGTAAGCCGTCCGGTCCGGCACTGCGGGCAGGGATAGTCGACACCGTCGTGGTGCGCAGCGGCATCGCCTGTGTTGGGCGGGGATGGGTGGCCAGCGCCTCACTCCTGATGCCGTGACTGAACTCCGCCATCGCCAGGACGTGGACGTTATTGGTCATCCAAACATAGGCATGAATGGCCAGACCGTGCCTGGCGGCCGCCGCCACCAGCGCGTCCCGGAAAAACCGGTAGTCCGCATCCGCCGCACAAATCACCTGGCGGTTGTTCCCCCCCCGCTGAATAATGTGCTGCGGCTGACCGAGAATGACGTAGCGGGCAAGACGCGCCATGGGTGGCTCTCACCTGAAGACCTGGTGCTAGATGGCTAACACAATATGGTGGCTGACCCCATTAATCGTGACCCCATTAATCGCCCTACTCTGGGTCGCCGTGGCATGGTCCCTCGTCATCCTGGCTTTATTGAATAAAGGATAGGACAAAAAAACCGTGGTCCGTCCCCTATTGGTGCCCGGTTCGGCAGAAATCCGTAGTGGCGGATCCGCATCAGCCCCTTGGGCAGGACAGACATGCAAAGGTCAAGACCTGACCCCGGCTGTGCACGCGGCTGTGCAAGACCTGACCCCGGCTGTGCACGCATCAACCAGTCCGTTATCGGACTGACTGCAAGGCTCGATACCGGGCCCGGGGTTAGCGGTTACCCGGGCGGGATTCCCACCCGCTAGAATGTGCGGCATTGACAAGCCGCTGCTGTTGTCCCTTATTATTTACTATTATTCATTATTCTCAAATATTTGCTCGAAACATCAACAATTCGTGGGGATGCCCCAGTATCTGACGCCATTAGGCGCCGTGATTTTTGATCCAAGAAATCCTGCGGGATTCAAGGTCGTCGGGAAGCTGCAGCCATTGAGGCGCGATGCAAACCTCCTTTCCCTGCGCCGCACCCGATGCGGAATATCGGAGCCCGAAAGATATGACCTGAGCCCAGTTTTCGTATAGTGCTCTAATCTCCGGGCAATCATCATAGGTAACAACCCAAGACGCATCCTGTTTTGATCCAAGTATCCCCGCCAGGCGTTTGTGGTATTCGTGGTCCAACGCGTTGAGGTAGAGTTTGGGCCCCTTGTTGTAATATGGAGGATCGATGAAAAGGAATGTTTTGTCGTCGGCGTGATCTTCCACGAGTTGGATGCCATCGAGGTTTGACAGCTGGATTCGGTCTCGGTATTCAATAATGCGGCTACATCGTTCCCGCAAGCGCTTACGATTGAATCGCGCATCAATTTTCCAGCGCCCCTTTTGATCATAACCTCCGATTGGACCTCCATTCAAGATGATGCCTGAACGGTTGCAGCGGTTCAGATAAAAAGTCGCAAATCCCCTTCGGAGCCGAGAATATTGCCACGGTTTTTTTAGAATCGCCCGCTGGCGCTTCCATTCCTCAATGTTTAGTGGCGCGTCATCGATTAGGCGCAGGAAGCGCGTGGACTGATTGGTCAAAGCCCACCAAAAATCACCAATGGACGGGTCCAAATCATTGATGACGATATAATGAGTATCTTCGCCCATCAGCATTTCGAGCGCGGCCCCCGCTCCACCGGCGAAGGGCTCCGCGATCGAGTGTTGACCGAGGCCGTTGAGTGACCGAACCTTCCGAAGAAGCGGAGCCATTGCCGCCTTACCACCCGGATAGCGAAGCGGACTCGCAAGCGTCGCCATTATCTCAGTCCTCCGTCAACATTAGACGAAACAATGGTTCCATGCGAAGCCAGAACTGCTCAATGTCACGACCGGTCGGCATGTCGTGGCTGTGAATGAATCCATGGAGATCGGTCACATTGAATGGCGCAGCTCTGTCATATGACAACGCCTTGTTAACCTGGCGGGTTTCGTCCACCGCCAGTTGAGCTTCGGCAATCTGCTTGAACTCAGACGCCAGTTGCCGCATTTCCGGCTGGGTGCCACGGAGCTTATTGGATGCCTTGAGTCGCTTACAAAGTGGCTCGAACAAATTTTTGCGTTTCAGGTAATCAATCATGGCAAGCTCCAGGAATACACGGAGTCCAAGAGCACCGGAATTCGGAAGGTCCTCGCGGTTAATCTTCCCGAGTTCCTTTCGCAGGTCGACTAGGCGTTCAGATCCATGGCGCACCTTGAAGCCTGGTGGAATCACCTTCTTGCTTGTTGACCTCGCCTTGGGCGCAGCTTGTACCTGCGAGCCACCCTTATTGGATGCAACAGTCCTCTTTCCGACAACGTCGGCAGGAACTATTGTTTTCGTTGTCCGCTTTGGGAGTTCCTCGCTGGCCCAGGTAT
The Gammaproteobacteria bacterium DNA segment above includes these coding regions:
- a CDS encoding type II toxin-antitoxin system prevent-host-death family antitoxin, with product MTTVNMLQAKSSLSRLVAEVESGEETEIIIARNGRPVARLVRYERAPAQRRLGVAKGRVEIPDDIDAGNEEIAALFSQ
- a CDS encoding type II toxin-antitoxin system VapC family toxin, with the protein product MRLLLDTHVALWAIVDSPRLPQSIRSLLLASENTLVVSAASVWEIAIKHSLRRRDMPLSGETALRYFQESGYMLLSVGPGHAAAVEGLPDHHRDPFDRLLAAQALTEPLRLVTHDPVLAQYQEGALLF
- a CDS encoding XRE family transcriptional regulator — translated: MAKKFSNLRAGMSTEAQAKSQAKADALLKGMPLHELRKARGLSQQTLAEVLHVQQPAVAKLERRTDMYLSTLRNHIRAMGGELDVIARFPDGEVRIESFAGPDEESVVRSA
- a CDS encoding type II toxin-antitoxin system RelE/ParE family toxin — its product is MSWDVEFTDEFAEWWRTLSEEEQISVDATVRLLEERGPQLPFPYSSGINGSRHSHMRELRTPHDGRPYRTLYAFDPRRTAILLIGGEKTGDDQWYERTVPVADRLYDQHLDELKREGLIGG
- a CDS encoding ISKra4 family transposase; the encoded protein is MTAYTKVDGFDEFTAAREGFEHLVGALCSADNEALEHGQVERLIEEEGREVLRRLMQGYVDLRTHNEVRVSAVTGADGQEREQCRGDRSRQLETVFGTVEVRRKGYSERGLASVFPLDESLNLPREKYSHGLRERVVKAVVKESFDETVSAVRQNTGGHVPKRQAEQLSTVVVEDFDAYYQSRAGTQAEDTDLLVMSADGKGIVVRTEDLRPATRKAAQSTCHKLKTRLSQGEKRNRKRMATVAAIYDVAPHWRSAEQIMGVEERSSDARPRPEGKRVWASLEEPPEMVIERLFQEAARRDTERRRRWLVLVDGHEKQLDIVNGCIARYGGDVVVIQDFIHVLEYLWKAAYCFHPAGSQGAEQWVMERALRVLHSEASSVAAGMRRSATRQGLTPARRKAVDTCARYLLKNKARLDYAEALAHGWPIATGVIEGACRYLVKDRLEITGARWSLKGAEAILKLRALHASGDLQDYFAFHRSQERRRNYPTGYGQPCCLAA
- a CDS encoding YgiT-type zinc finger protein, giving the protein MIPFEKCPVCGGELETKQVEKLLRGGGNTVAVKVTAEVCQHCGERLYAEDVVRSFEEIRTKLKKQEFAQLRPVGRSFTVDNDWPNKAIQPAA
- a CDS encoding DNA adenine methylase, which translates into the protein MATLASPLRYPGGKAAMAPLLRKVRSLNGLGQHSIAEPFAGGAGAALEMLMGEDTHYIVINDLDPSIGDFWWALTNQSTRFLRLIDDAPLNIEEWKRQRAILKKPWQYSRLRRGFATFYLNRCNRSGIILNGGPIGGYDQKGRWKIDARFNRKRLRERCSRIIEYRDRIQLSNLDGIQLVEDHADDKTFLFIDPPYYNKGPKLYLNALDHEYHKRLAGILGSKQDASWVVTYDDCPEIRALYENWAQVISFGLRYSASGAAQGKEVCIAPQWLQLPDDLESRRISWIKNHGA